The DNA region TCCATGGGCAATATATTCAACTCAAACAAGCCAATTCCAGTTGAAGCCCATCTGCAGGAACTAAAGGACACGGATGATATCACCATCAAGACTCTGAGTATTGGGTGTGATTTTTTATTTCTCTCATCTTGAAATCCACAGTTATTCTCTCCCACTGAGCTTATATGAAAACTATTACTTGCAGATCTTGTTAGTACCGAGAAATATTTAGAACCTGTTAGTTCTGTATTCTCTGTTTTATCGTGATTATCATTTTCAGCGGAGAAGATTGCTGTCAACTTATGATCCAAGGAGTGGGTTGTTCAGCCAATTGTAGAGTGCAGCACATACAGCCTGAAAACTATAACTGACACACTGATCAAAGTTCTTCAAGGGATCTCTGAATGACCGCAAGAGAGACTGGAACACATACAGATGGCTAAACACCGTTATAACTGACTGTCTGGTTTACATATGCTATAGCACATTATAAACGATTGTTTTTATTATCTAGATATAGCTTAATGATTGTCTATAAAAGGCCATTCTTATTGGCGTGAAAAGCAGAAAAGTAAGAAAATTATATGTGAGAAGTTCTGAGATTGGAAACCGGCTAATGAAACGAAGCTCAATGGCTAAATTGATGCCAACTTATGCCCTACCATAATATCAATACTAGAGACCTTGGCGTGGCTTTGCCGCGCCCTTTTGGTGATTGGGCCAATGTTTTTTTTTCAAAGTAGTTTTAGTTGGTGGTATGTGAGGTTTAAAGCTGAGTTGCATGATCGATGTATTGTTCTAGTTTCTTACACTGAGGTACTATTCTAATATTTTCATCTTCTGAGATAAACTATTCTAGTGCTTTTCATGCCAAATTTAACATAATAAACAATATGCCTTTGTGACTGTGTTTTTTCATAAATACATAGCTTTGTAGCTGAAAAATATTCTATTTTTTCATAGAAAAAGAATAGTGGATATGAATCCAAAGAAAGTATCAGTCTAAACTTCTTTCATTACCCCACAACACACACCTTTTGCTTATGAATTCACTTGTGCACCTTAACTTTGGAGCCAACCTTATCGTGTAGCAAATTTGGATAAAATAAAGGGGAGAAATATATGCTGCTAGTGTGTTTATAAATATGTTGAATCTTGGTTGATGTAAAACTGGTTTCCTTTTAATAATTTTTCAATAATCGAAATCATTGGTTTAAGAAAACCCTTCTCAAGATAGAAACCATTTCCAGTTGAGTAGCCAATAGAAACGTAAAATTCTACGCTAAAAATATGAGGATTCGGAAACGAAACAGAAGTGTACATTATTGAATCAACAATGGGAGTTTCTACTAGTATTACACTTGTCATAGCATCTAAGATTGTTGCTTCTCTTTTTCAGGTTGCTCACCTTGCCAAGCCCACACAATGTCTTTTAGTGCTGGCCTCATACCTTGTTTCATAACCTTTTGATACTCGAGGGTATCACCATTGGTTTTCTTGATCTCCACTAGATGAAAATTTGATGTGACATGAAATACTTCAGCATCTATGGACATCACACCTTTTCTTCCTGGTTTGGAACTTTCCATGTTCAGCAACCCTCCACCTTTCTTTGTTACCTTTAGTTGTAAGCTTGTTGCAATTTCCTCAAGCTTTGTAATGATTGTCGAAACTGTGTTGGTAGATGTGAATTTAGTCTCCGTCTTGTTTGAGGTTTCCTCAAATATGCCAGAGAGATCAAATCCATTAGCAAGAGAGATGATGTCAAAAGCATTCAAATTAATAAGTTTTTCTACTGCTTGATTACCCTCAACTGTATTTGCATTTAAATAATCCAAAGCCAAATTCATGTCAACAGGCATAATATTTTCTGTTGAATTCATGGCATAATCAAACAATCTTTCCTCAAGACCAGTTCTAAACCAAGGATGATCCATGATTTTTGCAATAGAGATCCGTGCACTAGGGTTTGGATGAAGAAGACGTTGCAAAAACTTCCGGATATCTGAAGAAAACCAACTTGGCCATTTGAGTTCTGCTCTACAAATTTTCTTATACATGTCTACCAAGTTCTTATCCTGGAAAGGAAGATATCCTGCCAACAACACATAGAGAATTACTCCACAAGCCCATATGTCAGCCTTTGCACCATCGTATCCTTTTCTACTTATTACTTCTGGAGCAACATATGCAGGAGTACCACAACTTGTATGGAGTAACCCGTCTTGTCTCTTGCAATCTGGAAGTGCA from Panicum hallii strain FIL2 chromosome 9, PHallii_v3.1, whole genome shotgun sequence includes:
- the LOC112874564 gene encoding CBL-interacting protein kinase 10-like gives rise to the protein MTEKENILMQRYEMGKLLGKGSFAKVYHARCLKTSHSVAIKVIDKDKILKCGLMDQISREISVMKLVKHPNIVQLYEVMATKTKIYFVLEYVKGGELFKKVQRGRLKEDAARKYFQQLISAIDFCHSRGVYHRDLKPENLLLDESRNLKISDFGLSALPDCKRQDGLLHTSCGTPAYVAPEVISRKGYDGAKADIWACGVILYVLLAGYLPFQDKNLVDMYKKICRAELKWPSWFSSDIRKFLQRLLHPNPSARISIAKIMDHPWFRTGLEERLFDYAMNSTENIMPVDMNLALDYLNANTVEGNQAVEKLINLNAFDIISLANGFDLSGIFEETSNKTETKFTSTNTVSTIITKLEEIATSLQLKVTKKGGGLLNMESSKPGRKGVMSIDAEVFHVTSNFHLVEIKKTNGDTLEYQKVMKQGMRPALKDIVWAWQGEQPEKEKQQS